In a single window of the Micromonospora inositola genome:
- a CDS encoding succinate dehydrogenase/fumarate reductase iron-sulfur subunit has protein sequence MNLTLRIWRQSGPEDKGRMVTYQVDDVSPDMSFLEMLDVLNERLILAGEEPVAFDHDCREGICGMCGLMINGDAHGPQRGTTACQLHMRQFSDGETIDIEPWRARAFPVIKDLVVNRNAFDKIIAAGGYITAPTGSAPEAHSTPVAKANADAAFESAACIGCGACVAACPNGSGMLFTAAKVTQLSLLPQGQPERYTRVIGMVDAHDEAGFGGCTNAGECTVVCPKGIPLNTIGRLNRDYLAATAKRGDTPGS, from the coding sequence GTGAACCTGACCCTGCGCATCTGGCGCCAGTCCGGCCCTGAGGACAAGGGTCGGATGGTGACCTACCAGGTCGACGACGTCTCCCCGGACATGTCGTTCCTGGAGATGCTCGACGTGCTCAACGAGCGGCTGATCCTCGCCGGCGAGGAGCCGGTGGCGTTCGACCACGACTGCCGCGAGGGCATCTGCGGCATGTGCGGCCTGATGATCAACGGCGACGCGCACGGGCCGCAGCGCGGCACCACCGCCTGCCAGCTGCACATGCGGCAGTTCTCCGATGGCGAAACGATCGACATCGAGCCGTGGCGGGCCCGCGCCTTCCCGGTCATCAAGGACCTGGTGGTCAACCGGAACGCCTTCGACAAGATCATCGCCGCCGGTGGGTACATCACCGCGCCGACCGGCAGCGCCCCGGAGGCGCACTCCACGCCGGTGGCCAAGGCCAACGCGGACGCCGCCTTCGAGTCGGCCGCCTGCATCGGCTGCGGCGCCTGCGTGGCGGCCTGCCCGAACGGCTCCGGCATGCTCTTCACCGCCGCCAAGGTCACCCAGCTCTCGCTGCTGCCCCAGGGCCAGCCGGAGCGGTACACCCGGGTGATCGGCATGGTCGACGCGCACGACGAGGCCGGCTTCGGCGGCTGCACCAATGCCGGTGAGTGCACCGTGGTCTGCCCGAAGGGCATTCCGCTGAACACCATCGGCCGGCTCAACCGCGACTACCTCGCAGCCACCGCCAAGCGCGGCGACACCCCGGGCTCCTGA
- a CDS encoding MBL fold metallo-hydrolase, whose protein sequence is MGETADRAVERALGRRLWRMAGVAALAGVAWVGRDVPAQLGGRLTGARAERAARSPQFRDGTFHNPTSTRTMVADPGRNLVKELIFGKQKRRPDGGVPLLRPSAAPPADPARELNVVWYGHASALIEIEGRRVLLDPVWSDRCSPSTRVGPRRIHEPPVRLDELPPLDAILISHDHYDHLDLETVRGLLAHQSAPFLVPLGVGAHLDRWGVPEERIVELDWSESHQIGDLTVTATAAQHFSGRGLRRDGTLWSSWVVAGAHRRVFYTGDSGYFDGYAEIGAEHGPFDVTLMQIGAYDRAWPSIHMFPEEAVAAHLDLGGGLFIPVHWATFNLALHDWAEPVNRLWVEAKARDVRLAVPRPGERVVVDEPPAVDGWWQAIA, encoded by the coding sequence ATGGGTGAGACAGCGGATCGGGCGGTGGAGCGGGCGCTCGGCCGCCGACTGTGGCGGATGGCCGGGGTGGCGGCGCTGGCCGGGGTGGCCTGGGTGGGGCGCGACGTGCCGGCGCAGCTCGGCGGCCGGCTCACCGGCGCTCGGGCGGAGCGGGCGGCCCGCTCACCCCAGTTCCGCGACGGCACCTTCCACAACCCGACGAGCACCCGCACGATGGTCGCCGACCCGGGCCGCAACCTGGTCAAGGAGCTGATCTTCGGCAAGCAGAAGCGGCGGCCCGACGGTGGGGTGCCGCTGCTGCGCCCGTCCGCCGCGCCCCCCGCCGACCCGGCCCGGGAGCTCAACGTCGTCTGGTACGGCCACGCCTCGGCGCTGATCGAGATCGAGGGGCGCCGGGTGCTGCTCGACCCGGTCTGGAGCGACCGGTGCTCCCCGTCAACCCGGGTCGGCCCGCGCCGGATCCACGAGCCCCCGGTACGCCTCGACGAGCTGCCCCCGCTGGACGCCATCCTCATCTCCCACGACCACTACGACCACCTGGACCTGGAGACGGTGCGGGGGCTGCTGGCCCACCAGTCGGCGCCGTTCCTGGTGCCGCTCGGCGTCGGTGCCCACCTCGACCGGTGGGGCGTGCCCGAGGAGCGGATCGTCGAGCTGGACTGGTCGGAGAGCCATCAGATCGGCGACCTGACCGTCACGGCCACCGCCGCCCAGCACTTCTCCGGCCGGGGGCTGCGCCGCGACGGCACGCTCTGGAGCTCCTGGGTGGTGGCCGGCGCGCACCGCCGGGTCTTCTACACCGGCGACTCCGGCTACTTCGACGGGTATGCCGAGATCGGCGCCGAGCACGGTCCGTTCGACGTCACGCTGATGCAGATCGGCGCGTACGACCGGGCCTGGCCGAGCATCCACATGTTCCCGGAGGAGGCGGTCGCCGCCCACCTCGACCTGGGCGGCGGGCTGTTCATCCCGGTGCACTGGGCGACGTTCAACCTGGCCCTGCACGACTGGGCCGAGCCGGTGAACCGGCTCTGGGTGGAGGCGAAGGCCCGGGACGTCCGGCTGGCGGTGCCGCGGCCCGGCGAACGGGTGGTGGTGGACGAGCCGCCGGCCGTGGACGGCTGGTGGCAGGCGATCGCCTGA